Genomic window (Paenibacillus sp. 37):
GAAGTTTACGGATGATCGAACATGCATTGGTTATGCTTTTGAGGCAGAAGAAGCGGGACGTTGCATCCTGGAAGGCCGCACGGAGAGCCATACTATTAAACTGGACGAATCCCTGGAAATCATGAAGCTGATGGATACGATCCGGGGCCAGTGGGGATTGCGTTACAAATCGGAGTAAACAGACAGGAGCTGACGTGTGATGGTGAAAATTCTGATATCCGGGTTTGAACCTTTTGGCGGAGATGCGGTGAATCCGACGGGGGCGTTAATGGAGGCTCTTGCAAACGAAGTGATCGAGGGTGCTGAGCTAAAAACAGTGTTGTTGCCCGTGCACTTTGATGAATGTGCAGACCTGCTGATCGCAGAGATGGAAGCCTATCGGCCAGATGTGGTCATCGCCTGTGGGCTGGCCAAGGGCAGAACGTGCATCACACCGGAGCGGATTGCCGTTAATGTCAAAGACATTCCGCCTGGCTCCTATGCAGATAACCAAGGACAGCATCCTGTGGACGAGCCAATTGTAGATGGCAGCCCGGACGGTTTGTTTTCCACGTTGCCCATACGTGCCATGGTGAATGACATGTCCGCAGCGGGTATTCCAGCTACCGTGTCTAATACAGCAGGTACATATATCTGCAACAACACGATGTACCGGGTACTGGATCACATTCGAGTAGGGCAACTTCCAATCCGTGCCGGATTTGTACACTTTCCGGCCTCGACAGCGATGGCTGTGTTGCAGCCTTCCGTCCCTTCGCTACCAATTCCCATGATGCTGGATGCGCTGCGGATCATGATTCGCACGGTTGCGGCTGATTCGTAGGGATGGTTGCGGTCGTTCGGCTGCGGTTGCAGCAGAGCGTAGGCGATGGTTTATTCGTATCGTAGACCGCAGTTGTGAATGGGAGAGCAGTAGGCTGGGATGATGGAATACAGTAGGGTTCAAGATGACGTGGAGAGCGTGGAGTCGCATGGGTTTCTTTCTGCTTCTATCTTGGGTTGAGTAGGATGATAGGTATGAGTGTAAGTATGAAGTGAATATAGAGTTATATATAGTCAAAAAAAGAGCTGTCCCACCGTCATAAGTCTGACGTTAAGGGACAGCTCTTTCTTTTTCGTGTGCTATGTGTCATGGGTAGTGAAGTCCAAGATGGTTAGTGAGGTCACTAGTTTGAAGCAAGTATCTTGATGCTACCAAAGCTCTGATAAAAAAACAAGACCCTGGGACACCACCATCACCTGGCTAGTTAAAAAGTTTTTATCCCGGAATGTACCCTATGCAGGACTCTAACGAATCGAGTACACGCTATTAGCCGAAAATCCGCACTTACCGATTTCTAACGAATCGTAGGATCGTTATTGTGCTTGAGTGTGAGAGTTTATCGGCAATTTGAACAAGATTTACCCGAATACGGTGTCTGAGATTCGTTAGAATTCTCAACGCATGATATTCGGCTAAATAAGGTGCGTAAGGTTCGTTAGATGTAGAGCGTACAGATTATAGCCCACAAAATAGCTAAAGAAATAACTAAAGAAATAGCTGAAAACAATCAAATGTTAGATCCGCAACAGATCAAGATCGAACTCGGGAACAAGTCCTTCCTTCATGGCACGACCAAGAAGTGCAGTAATCGCACCATACCCATCATCGCCCAGGTTGGCGCTAAATTCATTAACGTACAGTCCGATATGCTGTGCAGCAACGTCAGGGTCCATTTCTTGGGCGTGTTCCATCACGTATGCTCTCGACTCATCCGGGTGCGCCCATGCATATTCAACGGAGGCGCGTGCCCATCCGGCGAGGGCGTGAGCATCCATGTTGCGACGTGCAATGATTGCTCCGAGCGGAATCGGAAGACCCGTATCGCTTTCCCACCAGTTACCAAGATCCGTCATCAGTTTGAGATCATAGTTCTGGTACGTGAAGCGTGCTTCATGGATAACAAGTCCGGCATCGATCTTGCCGTCTCGAACAGCGGGCATGATCTGGTCGAATGGCATGACAACAATTTCACCTACGCCGCCAGGAACATTTTGTGCTGCCCATAGACGGAACAACATGTATGCTGTCGAGCGCTCGCTTGGTACAGCGACTCTCCGTCCAGACAGATAGGCTGGATCGGTCGTGCCATTTGCGGTAAGAACCAAAGGACCGCATCCTCTGCCGAGTGCGCCACCAGCAGGGAGTAGAGCATAGTCAGACAACACGTATGGCAATGCTGCATAAGATATTTTCATCACTTCAGGTGTATCGGGTCCATCGGGATTTGCCGCCAGACCATTCGTAATATCAATATCAGCATAACGGACATCCAGCTCAGGTGCGCCCGGGATCAACCCATGCACCCACGCGTGAAAGATAAATGTATCATTTGGACAAGGGGAAAATGCAATTTTCATGATGTAATAACCTCCCGTAAAATGGAACTTGCAGCCTGAAGCGCATCGAGGGCATCCTTGATGCGCCAAGCGTCGCGGTCGCGTGGACCGACCGCGTTGGATATGGCCCGCAGTTCGAGTGCTGGCACGCCGAACTGCTGGGCAGCAGTTGCCACGCCGAAGCCTTCCATACCTTCGGCGGCGGCATCCGGCACGCGGCGCAATAGCTCCGCGGCCGTCTCCGCTGTTCCGGTCGCCGTGGACACGGTGATCGCAGTGCCTCCGCTGACAGCGAGCCCGGCCCGCTGCAGCTCATGGCGCAGGCGAGCGGCAAGCTCCGCGTCCGCCGCCACAATGGACGAGCCGAATCCGAGCTCGTCCACACTAAGGAAGCCGTCTGGCGTCTGCGAGCCCAGATCGGCGGCAACCATGGCGTCGGCTACCACGAGGGAGCCGACGTCTGCCCGGCCGGGGAACCCGCCGCCAATGCCGGCACTGATCACCAGCATGTAGGCTGGTGAACTACCGGTCCCGGCAAGGGGCCCTGGCCTTGAAGATGTGGCAGATGTCTGTGCCACATCCGATGGGCTTGGCGCGGTGGAACCGTGCGCCAACGCCATAGTGCTTGCAGCCGCTACGGCATATGCCAATGTAGCGGCTGTTCCTGCTGCGGCCGAGGATGGGCCAACGCCCGCTACGATGACGTCAAATCGTTCCGTGGCCGTGTCTCCCAAACCACGGAGGACCGCATCTTTTTCCGCATCAACCGCGGTTACAATTAACACACGTTGTGATGAATTTGCTTGTACCGGTCTTATATCTGAATTGTTTATTTCCCCAGTTGAATCCCCGTGGTGTCCACTATTTTCGAATGATGCGTTTGGTTTATTATTCTGATCTTCATCCTGTCTATGTTCATTCATCTCGGATTCTCCTTATGAGGTATTAGAGGCGCAGCATATGCTTCCATAGCATCTATCTTACAACAAGCTTTTAGCTACACTTCTTTGAGTTATTACTGGCTTGTATATTTCTGTGTAAATCTATAGTTCAACTTGTATAAATGGAATTCGGGCACATATTTGTTCACTACAAAAGGACATTTATCTTCATTTTGTCTTTCAAAGAGTGGACACTTTTTCTCAAAAGATACTATATCCATTCAGGAAAATGAAACACTACATATAGACTTTTAAGGATTAAAATTTTCAAATAATCTATATGTTGAATATCAATTCCAGGTTGATTGCTTATGTCCGTGTCCACCCTTTGAAAGACATATCTACAATATGTATGCTCAGTGCGGACAACACGAGTTGACCCTCCAAACGAACAGATAAACGATTGAAAAGGCTCAATACTGCCCCGACCCATTCAACGCTAATTATATATCGGGCCATCGGATTATTTACCACAAACCAAATGAAAAACTGGCCGGGTCTACACCCGTTCCCTATATAGTAGCTCACTTGTGCAAACCCGAATTTAAAGCAAATGAACAGTTTTGCTAACTGGGATACAGCTGCCTGCTGTACGGCCTACCGTTTGTGCAGACAATAGATCTATAACGCAACACAACATATATACGCATAACAGACCTAACAATCAATCAGATTAAACGCGCACAAAAAAGTAACAAAGATACAGTGATTATTGAACAATATTTCATCTCCATCATAACGGAAGGGGAAAGACCTGAACAACCTTTGCATGTAATTCTGTCAAAAGCGGTCAAGCGAAGGTTGCGGGTAGCCGTATCACTTCGAGTAGCCCCATCTAGCCATATCGCTTCAGATAGCCGTTTTGCCTCACCTCATGTGAACGTCACCCTGATCGTGCCGCGTCCTAAGTCGAAATGAACTTGCTTCCAATAGTTTTATATGTCAAATAAACCATATAACCTATCTTTATTAACGTACTCCGAATAAAACAGGAAGTCAAAGTCAACAGTTGACAATCCGATTCAACTGTATTAATAATAGTAGTACAGTTAATACACCTAATACACTTCAGATACAGTCATTTAAAACCCATAGGTTATTTCACACATTTACAGAAAGGAGGTGCGGGATGTTCGAATTAGATGTACGCAGCCGTAAGGCGATCTACGAGCAACTGGTGGACAAAGTCAAAGAGATGATCGTATACGGTATTCTAAAGCCCGACGAGCAGCTTCCTTCCGTTCGTGCGTTATCCACGCAGCTGACTGTGAATCCGAATACGATTCAAAAAGCGTATCGCGAGCTTGAACGTGAAGGTTACATCTATTCTTTGCAGGGAAAAGGAAGCTTCGTATCATCGTCAGTGGAACATCCGAATGAAGCCATGAGAGATGAGATCAGAGAGTCTCTGGTGAAGTTGATTGCAGAAGCTTCGTATTCCGGTTTGACCAGAGCGGATATGACGCTTTTGTTTGAGGAAGCGATGGCCCGTATAGAGAAGGAGGAGCCTCATGATTGAGCTGAATCAAGTCGTCAAAGCGTTTGAACAGGAAAAGGCAGTAGATGGCGTAACGATGAACATACATAAGGGATCGATCTATGGTTTGCTCGGTTCCAACGGGGCAGGTAAGACATCGCTGCTCAAAATGATGGCTGGTATTTACCGTCAGGACAGCGGGACTGTTCGTATCGAAGATCATGAGATTTATGAAAATATGGATCTCAAAGGCCGCACAATCTTTATGGCAGATTCGCCCTACTTTTTCCCACAATCTTCAATAACTCAGATGGCTGCATTCTATCGTTCCGTATATCCGCGCTGGAATGAGGAACGGTTCAAGCAACTAGCGACCGTGTTCAAGCTGGATGTCAAACGCAAGTTACATCGCATGTCCAAAGGAATGCGCCGTCAGGCAGCCGTATGGCTGGGACTTAGCTGTATGCCTGAAGTGCTGCTGATGGATGAGCCGATTGACGGCCTCGATCCGGTCATGCGCCAGCAGATCAAAAACTTGCTGTTCCAGGAAGCAGCTGAGCGTCAAGTAACTATTGTCATCTCGTCCCACAACTTGCGTGAGATCGAAGATCTGTGTGACCATGTGGCGATTATGCACAAAGGCCGAATTATTGTAGAGAAGGATCTTGATGATCTGAAGGCCGATACGCATAAAATCCAAGTTGCTTTCCGCCACCCGGACCATGCCAAAGCCATGGATGAGCAGATTGATATCTTGCATGAAGAGAAACGGGGAAGCGTATCCCTGTACATTGTCAAAGGCAACCGACAACAGGTAACCGATCAATTCCGTATACATGATCCGTACCTGCTGGATGTACTGCCTCTGACGCTTGAAGAAATCTTTATCTACGAAATGGAGGACGCAGGGTATGATATTCAACCGATTGTTCTGTAACCGGGGCATCCTGATCCAAAATTTCAGACAGCATGGATGGATAGGCGTTTTATTTCTCATCACATTGTTGTTCTCACTTCCGTTATATATCGCTACCGAGTACAGGGACGTGCCACAGCAGATTACAAGTTTGTTTCAGGCCAATGGTGAAGTGCAGATTTTGTTCGCTATCACACTGCCGGTAGCTGCGGGTATCTTTCTTTTCCGCTATGTTCAATCCGGTACACCTTCGGATCTGTTCCATAGTTTGCCTTTACGTCGTAAACATCTATTAACGGTGAATCTGTTGACCGGATTTGCCATGATCCTGATTCCAATCTGGATTACAACTGCGATCACCGGCTGGGTATGGACGGTACTGGATCAACCTGCTTTTCTGTTCGATGGCAGTACAATCTGGATGTGGGGCTTGAGCATGAGTATCTACTCGCTGTTTATGTTCATGCTAACTGTGGCGGTCGGTATGTGCATTGGTCAATCTGTATTGCAGGGACTCACCGTGTACGCACTCGTCTTGTTACCTGTTGTCGTATGGTTCATTATGTCACTTCATCTCCAGCATTATTTGCTCGGATATGCTTTTGAAGAAGTGGGCTTTAATGCGGAGAAACTTTCACTTGTCCTGCGTGTGGGTTCGATCAGTAACCTCCCTGTAATCCGTCAGGAGTTAATTATCTATGCGATATTTGCAATCCTGTTTATTCCTCTAACCTATGTACTTTATGCGAAGAGACAGGTTGAATCTGCTACTCAAGCAGTTACGTTTAAGCTTATAAAACCTATATTCCGCTTTGGATTAATGTTTACGTTGGTTCTGATTGGCGGAGGTTACTTTACAATGATTGCTCCAAGAGGATCAGCTGGATGGGGAATATTCGGATATATCCTCGGCGGAATTGTAGGTTATATCGTTGCGGAGATGATTATTCGCAAAACATGGCTGATCTGGAGCAGCAGGCTGCTACCCAAGCTGATTCTATATGGTATCATCGCTGGTCTGATACTGTACGTACCTATTGCCGACTGGAATGGATACGCCGCTCGAGTGCCTGAAATGAGCAAGGTGAACAGCATCAAGCTTGGCGGGGAGAGTTATACCTACAGTAACGGTGTCAGTCAGAAAAAGGACGATGCTCACCTCTATTCTAATGATCCGGAATACATGGGGGCAGTTATCGCTCTTCATCAAAAAATTGTGGATTCCGATCTTCCTTTACTGGATGATCCAATTAATACAGGTTTGCGTAATGATGAGTCCATATTAATTAACTACAAGCTGGATAACGGCAAGGTGATGAAACGTAAATACTACATCCCAGAAACGGAATTCCATCAGGAATTAATGGCTCTGAAACAGTCCCAGGATTACAAAAGAGTTGCCTTTGAAACGTATAAGCTGGAAGAAGAGGCATTAAGTTTTGGCATTCGCTCTGCCACTAGTTCATACCGAAAGGTGTATATTAGCAATCCGGAGCAAGTCCGTGAATTCAAGGAACTCTTGAGACAGGACATTTTGGATCAAACCTACGAAGAACAGCGCTCCCCGTGGCAGTCGTTTGCTTACGCAGAGATGAATCAGGATTCGTCTTCGAAAGATCCGTTTCAACCGAGGGAGATGTGGAACTTTGAGATCAAACCTAGCTATGATCGGGTATTGGCTTGGCTGAAGGAGAACCAACTATATGACCAGTTGCTTGTCCAGGCAGATGAGATTGTCTCCGCTCAGTTTGCGAAGCAGGAGATTAACAGTCCGGGTTCGCTTCAGTGGACTACTCCGGAGCCAGAATATATCGATGGAAATCTAAGTGGTAACAAACAGATAGCGACTAAAAACAAAGAAATCATTAGTGATTTGCTCAAACGTCAACGGTCTGGTTATCTAACAGAGAAAGATACCATTTATCAGATCAAGTTGAATGTAACTCGTGGCGAGAACATCTATATGATGCTGAAAGAAGAGGATCTGACCGAGGCGATGAAAGCTATTCTGGTCAATCAATAAGCTAAGCTATATCAGTTGTTATCGATAAGCGGGAAGGGTTCTCCCGTTGATTAAAGGGTTGATATTAGACCAGTCAAACTAGCACGACTTGACCAGATACAACGAATGGAATATATTAGAAAAAGGAAAGGTTCGAGCGACTCGTTCAATCGAATCTCATATGGAACGGCTTATGAGGGAAGCACCCGTAAGAGCAGGCTAATGCCTGACTTGCGGGTGCTTTTTTGTCGTTCGCTGATTTCGTTGGCTATTTTGCTACATATTTTAGAAGAAAGGGTGTAGAAACGCATGCAAACAGAAGCATGGAAGGAAATGATAAGTGAACAGGAGGCCATGTTAGCCATGGTATGTGGTCGTTCCCCATTGGAACGATCAAGCTCACATCACTTCATGGAACATCATGGCTTGGTAGAAGGAAAGAAGGGTCGACAGCATATCGAAGGTTTAGCTTTAGAAGATTTATCTCCAATGGGGACGAGTGAAAACCCTTGCTTTTCTCTAACAGAAGGAAGCCATAATCACATGATGAATCACAGTAAAGTCCAACGCTCTCAATGGTCATCATTCGCTCATCTTATTTTCGGATCACGCCTACTTATAGGGCTTGTGATTCTGTTCAGCGCAGGCACGATTTATTTTGCTTCTTCAGTGGAGGCTGCGGGCATAGATCTTGGCGTAACAGCGCAGAAAGCCTGGGATTCCGTTTTGAACAAAGCCGATGCACAAACCAAGTTAACGTTGAAGCAAGCGTATGAGAAAGTGGGGAACTGGAAGGCTCAAGAGCAAACTTGGGAACAAAAGGTAAAG
Coding sequences:
- a CDS encoding futalosine hydrolase, translated to MNEHRQDEDQNNKPNASFENSGHHGDSTGEINNSDIRPVQANSSQRVLIVTAVDAEKDAVLRGLGDTATERFDVIVAGVGPSSAAAGTAATLAYAVAAASTMALAHGSTAPSPSDVAQTSATSSRPGPLAGTGSSPAYMLVISAGIGGGFPGRADVGSLVVADAMVAADLGSQTPDGFLSVDELGFGSSIVAADAELAARLRHELQRAGLAVSGGTAITVSTATGTAETAAELLRRVPDAAAEGMEGFGVATAAQQFGVPALELRAISNAVGPRDRDAWRIKDALDALQAASSILREVITS
- a CDS encoding ABC transporter ATP-binding protein, producing the protein MIELNQVVKAFEQEKAVDGVTMNIHKGSIYGLLGSNGAGKTSLLKMMAGIYRQDSGTVRIEDHEIYENMDLKGRTIFMADSPYFFPQSSITQMAAFYRSVYPRWNEERFKQLATVFKLDVKRKLHRMSKGMRRQAAVWLGLSCMPEVLLMDEPIDGLDPVMRQQIKNLLFQEAAERQVTIVISSHNLREIEDLCDHVAIMHKGRIIVEKDLDDLKADTHKIQVAFRHPDHAKAMDEQIDILHEEKRGSVSLYIVKGNRQQVTDQFRIHDPYLLDVLPLTLEEIFIYEMEDAGYDIQPIVL
- a CDS encoding pyroglutamyl-peptidase I, which gives rise to MVKILISGFEPFGGDAVNPTGALMEALANEVIEGAELKTVLLPVHFDECADLLIAEMEAYRPDVVIACGLAKGRTCITPERIAVNVKDIPPGSYADNQGQHPVDEPIVDGSPDGLFSTLPIRAMVNDMSAAGIPATVSNTAGTYICNNTMYRVLDHIRVGQLPIRAGFVHFPASTAMAVLQPSVPSLPIPMMLDALRIMIRTVAADS
- a CDS encoding 1,4-dihydroxy-6-naphthoate synthase, giving the protein MKIAFSPCPNDTFIFHAWVHGLIPGAPELDVRYADIDITNGLAANPDGPDTPEVMKISYAALPYVLSDYALLPAGGALGRGCGPLVLTANGTTDPAYLSGRRVAVPSERSTAYMLFRLWAAQNVPGGVGEIVVMPFDQIMPAVRDGKIDAGLVIHEARFTYQNYDLKLMTDLGNWWESDTGLPIPLGAIIARRNMDAHALAGWARASVEYAWAHPDESRAYVMEHAQEMDPDVAAQHIGLYVNEFSANLGDDGYGAITALLGRAMKEGLVPEFDLDLLRI
- a CDS encoding GntR family transcriptional regulator, whose translation is MFELDVRSRKAIYEQLVDKVKEMIVYGILKPDEQLPSVRALSTQLTVNPNTIQKAYRELEREGYIYSLQGKGSFVSSSVEHPNEAMRDEIRESLVKLIAEASYSGLTRADMTLLFEEAMARIEKEEPHD